The Pseudomonas sp. MPC6 nucleotide sequence TGGGCTAAAAGATGCCCCAGCGCTAAAACACGATAGAAGTGTGCTGCATTTACCTGAACAACAATAGTCGCTCCCTAAATTTTGGCTGACCGGCGCGTATTCACTGCCGTTTAGGCTTTAGAGAAAACCATTCATGAAGAAGCTGTGTTTGCTGGGCCTGTTCGTCAGCCTGGCCAGTCATACCGTATTGGCCGCCACGACGCCCGCACCTCTGGAGAACAAGGACGCCTTCGTCAGCAACCTGATGAAGCAAATGACCCTCGATGAAAAAATCGGCCAGCTGCGCCTGATCAGCATCGGCCCGGAAATGCCTCGGGAGCTGATCCGCAAGGAAATCGCCGCCGGCAACATCGGCGGCACGTTCAACTCGATCACCCGCCCGGAAAACCGTCCGATGCAGGACGCGGCCATGCGCAGCCGGCTGAAGATCCCGATGTTCTTCGCCTATGACGTGATCCACGGCCACCGCACGATTTTCCCGATTCCGATAGCCTTGGCTTCGAGCTGGGACATGGACGCCATCGGCCTGTCCGGGCGCATCGCCGCCAAGGAAGCCGCGGCGGACAGCCTCGACATCACTTTCGCGCCGATGGTCGATATCTCCCGCGACCCACGCTGGGGCCGCACCTCCGAAGGCTTCGGCGAAGACACTTACCTGGTGTCGCGCATCGCCGGTGTCATGGTCAAAGCCTTCCAGGGCGCGGGCGCAAACGCGGCCGACAGCATCATGGCCAGCGTCAAGCACTTTGCCTTGTACGGCGCGGTCGAGGGCGGTCGCGACTACAACATCGTCGACATGAGCCCGGTCAAGATGTACCAGGACTACCTGCCGCCGTACCGCGCCGCGATCGACGCCGGTGCCGGTGGGGTGATGGTTGCGCTGAACTCGATCAACGGCGTGCCGGCCACCGCCGACACCTGGCTGATGAATGACCTGTTGCGCCAGCAATGGGGCTTCAAGGGCCTGGCCGTCAGCGACCACGGGGCGATTTTCGAACTGATCAAGCACGGCGTCGCCCGTGACGGTCGCGAAGCCGCGAAGCTCGCCATCAAGGCCGGCATCCACATGAGCATGAACGACACGCTCTATGGCAAGGAACTGCCAGGACTGCTCAAGGCCGGCGAGATCCAGCAGAGCGACATCGACAATGCCGTGCGTGCCGTGCTGGGCGCCAAATACGACATGGGCCTGTTCAAGGACCCGTACCTGCGCATCGGCAAGGCTGAGGATGACCCGGTCGACACCTACGCCGACAGCCGCCTGCACCGCAGCGAGGCCCGCGATGTCGCGCGCCGCAGCCTGGTGTTGCTGAAAAACCAGGGCGACACCCTGCCGCTGAAGAAAACTGCGAAAATCGCCCTGGTCGGCCCGCTGGCCAAGGCGCCGATCGACATGATGGGCAGCTGGGCCGCGGCGGGCCGGCCGGCTCAATCGGTGACCCTGTTCGATGGTATGACCCATGCGTTGGGCGCACAGTCGACGCTGATCTACGCCCGTGGCGCCAACATCACCGGCGACAAGAAAGTCCTCGATTACCTGAACTTCC carries:
- the bglX gene encoding beta-glucosidase BglX, which encodes MKKLCLLGLFVSLASHTVLAATTPAPLENKDAFVSNLMKQMTLDEKIGQLRLISIGPEMPRELIRKEIAAGNIGGTFNSITRPENRPMQDAAMRSRLKIPMFFAYDVIHGHRTIFPIPIALASSWDMDAIGLSGRIAAKEAAADSLDITFAPMVDISRDPRWGRTSEGFGEDTYLVSRIAGVMVKAFQGAGANAADSIMASVKHFALYGAVEGGRDYNIVDMSPVKMYQDYLPPYRAAIDAGAGGVMVALNSINGVPATADTWLMNDLLRQQWGFKGLAVSDHGAIFELIKHGVARDGREAAKLAIKAGIHMSMNDTLYGKELPGLLKAGEIQQSDIDNAVRAVLGAKYDMGLFKDPYLRIGKAEDDPVDTYADSRLHRSEARDVARRSLVLLKNQGDTLPLKKTAKIALVGPLAKAPIDMMGSWAAAGRPAQSVTLFDGMTHALGAQSTLIYARGANITGDKKVLDYLNFLNFDAPEVVDDPRSAQVLIDEAVKAAKDADVVVAAVGESRGMSHESSSRTDLNIPVNQRELIKALKATGKPLVLVLMNGRPLSILEEKEQADAILETWFSGTEGGNAIADVLFGDYNPSGKLPITFPRSVGQIPTYYNHLSIGRPFTPGKPGNYTSQYFDDTTGPLFPFGFGLSYTDFSLTDMALSSTTLNKTGKLDASVMLKNTGKRDGETVVQLYIQDVTGSMIRPVKELKNFQKIMLKAGEQKVVHFTITEDDLKFFNGQLKYVAEPGKFNVQIGLDSQDVTQQSFELL